In a genomic window of Mycolicibacterium neoaurum VKM Ac-1815D:
- a CDS encoding TetR/AcrR family transcriptional regulator codes for MPSNKHPLQPRKRPRQQRSARTRDQILEAAVEVFAQHGYARGTTNRIAERADISVGSLYQYYPNKDAILIELAGRHLDAGVAATADHLEAGAITSVQDAIRNIVAAAIHNHRHDPEFLRVIIDQAPRTHELMAKVAEQQQESVQAMKKLLDGRPEVVVEDKDAAARLVVLTIESVVHQAMSAPKDFDADTLQTELVSMLTRYLTREP; via the coding sequence GTGCCCTCGAACAAGCATCCGCTACAGCCGCGTAAGCGGCCGCGTCAGCAGAGGTCCGCACGCACCCGCGACCAGATCCTCGAAGCGGCGGTCGAGGTCTTCGCCCAGCACGGCTATGCCCGAGGCACGACGAACCGAATCGCCGAACGCGCCGATATTTCCGTCGGATCCCTGTACCAGTACTACCCCAATAAAGACGCAATCCTGATAGAACTCGCCGGCCGTCACCTCGACGCCGGTGTCGCCGCAACCGCCGACCACCTCGAGGCAGGTGCCATCACCTCCGTGCAGGACGCAATACGCAATATCGTCGCGGCGGCCATTCACAATCACCGCCACGACCCCGAGTTTCTGCGAGTCATCATCGACCAGGCGCCACGCACCCACGAACTCATGGCCAAGGTTGCCGAACAGCAACAAGAGTCAGTTCAGGCGATGAAGAAGCTCCTCGACGGACGACCAGAGGTCGTCGTTGAAGACAAAGATGCGGCAGCGCGACTCGTCGTTCTGACGATCGAGTCGGTCGTCCACCAAGCGATGTCCGCCCCAAAGGATTTCGATGCCGATACCTTACAAACAGAGCTGGTCTCCATGCTCACGCGATACCTCACCCGTGAACCCTGA
- a CDS encoding flavin-containing monooxygenase, with amino-acid sequence MFDAVIVGAGFAGIGAAIQLKRLGIDNIVLLDREDDLGGTWYVNHYPGLAVDVPTTTYSYYFEPNPNWSRLFSTGPEIKKYADDVADKYDIRRHIRFNTVVHGARWDDEAKAWQVSIASQDNTTETLTTRYLITATGFLSQPKLPDIPGIDSFAGKVIHTAEWDDDFDPAGRRIAIIGTGATAVQLIPELAKTAADLTVYQRTPIWVVPKIDMRFGPRTKKLFARIPATQRALRWLTDSIYEWMVTIGVVYYKTFRGRGNISAADLSKLHRFLTIRDKDLRRRLTPDYDFGCKRPTFSNGYYRAFTRDNVHLQDVGIDHIQTDGIVAKDGTKNEIDTLVLATGFDLWEANFPAIEVIGREGRNLGKWWRETRFQAYQGVSMPYFPNYLSLASPYAFLGLNFFNTMEYQMRLMDRLFSEVQRRGASTFEVTEEANSRYLDRMTDLLGNSLFTLGNCAGARSYYYNPAGEPTLLRPTTTDTAIREASEFPLSDYAIA; translated from the coding sequence ATGTTTGACGCCGTCATCGTGGGCGCCGGCTTCGCCGGTATAGGTGCCGCCATCCAGCTCAAACGGCTGGGGATCGACAACATCGTCCTGCTCGACCGAGAGGACGATCTCGGTGGCACCTGGTATGTGAACCACTACCCCGGGCTGGCCGTCGACGTCCCGACCACCACCTACTCCTACTACTTCGAACCCAACCCGAACTGGTCGCGGTTGTTCTCGACCGGTCCGGAGATCAAGAAGTACGCCGACGATGTGGCCGACAAGTACGACATCCGACGCCACATCCGGTTCAACACCGTGGTCCACGGTGCCCGCTGGGACGACGAGGCCAAGGCGTGGCAGGTGAGCATCGCTTCCCAGGACAACACGACCGAGACGCTGACGACCCGGTATCTCATCACCGCGACCGGCTTCCTGTCCCAGCCCAAGCTGCCCGATATCCCGGGCATCGACAGCTTCGCGGGCAAGGTCATCCACACCGCGGAATGGGATGACGATTTCGACCCCGCCGGACGTCGCATCGCGATCATCGGCACCGGTGCCACGGCCGTGCAGCTGATCCCGGAGCTGGCGAAAACCGCGGCCGACCTCACGGTGTATCAACGCACCCCCATCTGGGTGGTGCCCAAGATCGATATGCGTTTCGGCCCGCGGACCAAGAAGCTGTTCGCCCGTATCCCGGCCACCCAGCGGGCGCTGCGCTGGCTCACCGACTCGATCTACGAGTGGATGGTGACCATCGGCGTCGTCTACTACAAGACCTTCCGCGGACGCGGCAACATCTCGGCCGCCGACCTGTCCAAGCTGCACCGATTCCTGACCATCAGGGACAAGGATCTGCGGCGGCGGCTCACTCCGGACTACGACTTCGGCTGCAAGCGACCGACATTCAGCAACGGTTACTACCGCGCGTTCACCAGGGACAACGTCCACCTGCAGGATGTCGGGATCGATCACATCCAGACCGACGGCATCGTCGCCAAGGATGGCACCAAGAACGAGATCGACACCCTGGTACTGGCCACCGGGTTCGACCTGTGGGAGGCCAATTTCCCGGCCATCGAGGTGATCGGCCGCGAGGGCCGCAATCTCGGGAAGTGGTGGCGCGAAACGCGTTTCCAGGCCTACCAGGGTGTGTCCATGCCGTACTTCCCGAACTACCTGAGTCTGGCCAGCCCGTACGCCTTCCTCGGGCTGAACTTCTTCAACACCATGGAGTACCAGATGCGGTTGATGGACCGGTTGTTCTCCGAGGTGCAGCGCCGCGGCGCAAGCACCTTCGAGGTCACCGAGGAGGCGAACAGCCGCTACCTGGACCGGATGACCGATCTGCTGGGCAATTCGCTGTTCACCCTCGGCAACTGCGCCGGCGCGCGGTCCTACTACTACAACCCCGCCGGTGAGCCCACGCTGTTGCGGCCCACCACCACCGACACCGCCATCAGGGAAGCCTCCGAGTTCCCCCTGAGCGACTACGCGATCGCCTGA
- a CDS encoding MFS transporter, with the protein MTLELDKIHEHPRYKWVVLSNTTLGILLASINASIVLISLPAIFRGIGLNPLDPGNISYLLWMLMGYLVVTAVLVVPFGRLGDMFGRVRIYNLGFVVFTVAAVALSFDPFQLDGGAIWLIGWRVIQGIGGAMLMASSSAILTDAFPANQRGMALGVNMVAAVAGSFLGLLIGGVLSEWHWQAIFWVGVPIGVLGTVWSLHSLVELGVRTPGRLDWAGTLTFGVGLTVLLIGITYGIQPHGDSSTGWTNPWVLGSIITGLAVLVVFCLIELRVDQPMVDIRLFRSAAFGMGNLAGLMSSVGRGGLQFMLIIWLQGIWLPLHGYSFESTPLWAGIYLLPVTIGFLIAAPLAGSLADRFGARPLTVGGMLLMAVSFVALLLIPVNFDYWVFAVLVFLNGLGGGIFTAPNTAAIMSSVPASQRGAASGVRATFFNAGSSLSIGIFFSLMIVGLADALPSAMSSGLQAQGVSASVAQQVANTPPVGSLFAAFLGYNPIDELLGPSGALSDPGVNAEVLTGKTFFPELITGPFHAGLTVVFLAAASMMLIGAVSSMFSAGRYSGDT; encoded by the coding sequence ATGACCCTTGAGCTGGACAAGATCCATGAGCACCCCCGCTACAAGTGGGTCGTGCTGTCGAACACGACGTTGGGCATCCTGCTGGCGTCGATCAACGCCTCCATCGTGCTGATCTCGTTGCCGGCGATCTTCCGCGGTATCGGTCTGAACCCGCTGGACCCGGGCAACATCAGCTACCTGCTCTGGATGCTGATGGGTTATCTGGTGGTCACCGCCGTGCTGGTGGTGCCGTTCGGCCGCCTCGGCGACATGTTCGGCCGGGTGCGGATCTACAACCTGGGCTTCGTCGTCTTCACCGTGGCGGCGGTGGCACTGTCCTTCGACCCGTTCCAGCTCGACGGCGGGGCGATCTGGCTGATCGGGTGGCGGGTGATCCAGGGCATCGGTGGCGCGATGCTGATGGCCTCGTCCTCGGCGATCCTCACCGACGCGTTCCCGGCCAATCAGCGCGGCATGGCGCTCGGGGTGAACATGGTGGCCGCCGTCGCGGGCTCGTTCCTGGGACTGCTGATCGGCGGGGTGCTGTCGGAATGGCATTGGCAGGCCATCTTCTGGGTGGGCGTGCCGATCGGTGTGCTCGGGACCGTGTGGAGCCTGCACTCCCTGGTCGAGCTGGGGGTGCGCACACCGGGCCGGCTGGATTGGGCGGGGACGCTGACGTTCGGTGTCGGCCTGACCGTGTTGCTGATCGGCATCACCTACGGCATTCAGCCGCATGGTGATTCGAGCACAGGCTGGACCAATCCGTGGGTGCTCGGATCGATCATCACCGGACTTGCCGTGCTGGTGGTGTTCTGTCTGATCGAGCTGCGGGTGGACCAGCCGATGGTCGATATCCGGTTGTTCCGGTCGGCGGCCTTCGGGATGGGGAACCTGGCCGGGCTGATGTCCTCGGTGGGGCGCGGCGGTCTGCAGTTCATGCTGATCATCTGGTTGCAGGGCATCTGGCTTCCGTTGCACGGCTACAGTTTCGAGTCGACACCGCTGTGGGCCGGTATCTATCTGCTGCCGGTCACCATCGGCTTCCTGATCGCGGCCCCGCTGGCCGGGTCGCTGGCCGACCGGTTCGGCGCGCGGCCACTGACGGTGGGCGGCATGCTGCTGATGGCGGTGTCCTTCGTTGCGCTGTTGCTGATTCCGGTGAACTTCGACTACTGGGTGTTCGCGGTGCTGGTGTTCCTCAACGGACTGGGCGGCGGCATCTTCACCGCTCCCAACACCGCGGCCATCATGTCCAGCGTGCCCGCGTCGCAGCGTGGTGCCGCCTCGGGTGTGCGCGCCACCTTCTTCAACGCCGGATCGTCACTCTCGATCGGAATCTTCTTCTCGCTGATGATCGTCGGGCTGGCCGATGCGCTGCCCTCGGCGATGAGCAGCGGGCTGCAGGCTCAAGGGGTGTCGGCTTCGGTGGCCCAGCAGGTGGCCAACACGCCACCGGTCGGCAGCCTCTTCGCCGCGTTCCTGGGCTACAACCCCATCGACGAACTGCTCGGTCCCTCGGGTGCGCTGTCGGATCCCGGCGTGAACGCCGAGGTGCTGACCGGTAAGACCTTCTTCCCCGAACTGATCACCGGTCCCTTCCATGCCGGGCTGACGGTGGTGTTCCTGGCCGCCGCGTCGATGATGCTGATCGGGGCGGTGTCCTCGATGTTCAGCGCGGGCCGCTACAGCGGAGACACCTAG
- a CDS encoding alpha/beta hydrolase family protein codes for MSLPDPAGIAGIAHEPATTPAGIVLLTHGAGGDRDAALLVGLCDEWARQGYLAIRYNLPYRRRRPKGPPSNSAASDQAGIAEAIAWARTQTDGPVIAGGHSYGGRMTSMVTANPSERPDLLALSSYPLHPPGKPERSRTEHLPGITVPTVFTHGTADPFGTIEELRAAADLVAGPTRIVEVAGARHDLRSTTSDVPALSVAAAVIFLS; via the coding sequence GTGAGCCTGCCCGACCCCGCCGGTATAGCAGGAATAGCCCACGAACCGGCCACCACCCCCGCGGGCATCGTGCTGCTGACCCACGGCGCCGGCGGCGACCGGGACGCCGCGCTGCTGGTCGGCCTGTGCGACGAATGGGCCCGGCAGGGCTATCTGGCCATCCGCTACAACCTGCCCTACCGGCGCCGCAGACCGAAGGGCCCGCCGTCGAATTCCGCCGCCAGTGATCAGGCCGGTATCGCCGAGGCCATCGCCTGGGCGCGCACCCAGACCGACGGACCGGTGATCGCCGGCGGGCACTCCTACGGCGGCCGGATGACATCCATGGTCACCGCGAACCCGAGCGAACGCCCGGACCTGCTGGCGCTGTCCTCCTACCCGCTGCACCCACCGGGCAAGCCCGAACGGTCCCGGACCGAGCACCTGCCCGGTATCACCGTGCCGACGGTGTTCACCCACGGCACCGCGGACCCGTTCGGCACCATCGAGGAGCTGCGCGCGGCGGCGGATCTGGTGGCCGGGCCGACCCGGATCGTCGAGGTCGCCGGCGCACGCCATGATCTTCGTTCCACGACTTCGGACGTGCCCGCGCTCTCGGTCGCCGCCGCGGTTATCTTTCTCTCATGA
- a CDS encoding APC family permease, whose protein sequence is MLQRRLGTFDAVVIGLGSMVGAGIFVALGPAAAAAGSGLLIGLAIAAVVAYCNATSTARLAAIYPQSGGSYVYGRERLGAFWGHTAGWCFIVGKTASCAAMALTVGVYAWPPYAHAVAVAAVVALTTVNYAGVQKSALLTRVIVAVVLAVLAVVVVVLSGAGTPANLSIGTDTGPWGVLQAAGLLFFAFAGYARIATLGEEVREPDRTIPRAIPIALGIALLVYAVVAVAVLAVLGSAGLATATAPLAHAVSVAGHPELAVVVRVGAAVAALGSLLALILGVSRTTLAMARDRHLPSGLSAVHPRFGGPHRAEVAVGIVVAVLAAFVDLRGAIGFSSFAVLVYYAIANASAWTLRPARRLIPAIGFAGCVVLACTLPTGSVLTGSAVIALGAALYLARRSTA, encoded by the coding sequence GTGTTACAGCGCCGGCTCGGCACGTTCGACGCCGTCGTCATCGGTCTGGGTTCGATGGTCGGGGCCGGCATCTTCGTCGCGCTCGGGCCCGCCGCGGCAGCCGCCGGCTCCGGGCTGCTGATCGGGTTGGCGATCGCCGCGGTGGTGGCCTACTGCAACGCGACGTCCACGGCACGTCTCGCGGCGATCTATCCCCAGTCCGGCGGCAGCTATGTCTACGGCCGAGAACGCCTCGGCGCGTTCTGGGGTCACACCGCGGGCTGGTGTTTCATCGTCGGGAAGACGGCCTCGTGTGCCGCCATGGCCCTGACGGTCGGCGTGTACGCGTGGCCGCCGTACGCGCATGCCGTGGCGGTCGCCGCCGTGGTCGCCCTCACTACGGTGAACTATGCGGGCGTGCAGAAGTCGGCGTTGCTCACCCGGGTGATCGTCGCGGTGGTGCTCGCGGTGCTGGCCGTCGTGGTGGTCGTGCTGAGCGGCGCCGGAACGCCCGCCAATCTGTCGATCGGCACCGATACCGGCCCATGGGGTGTCCTGCAGGCCGCCGGGTTGCTGTTCTTCGCGTTCGCCGGTTATGCCCGCATCGCCACCCTCGGTGAGGAGGTCCGAGAGCCGGACCGCACCATTCCCCGCGCCATACCCATCGCGTTGGGCATCGCACTGCTGGTGTACGCGGTGGTCGCCGTCGCCGTGCTCGCGGTGCTCGGCAGCGCCGGACTGGCCACCGCGACAGCACCATTGGCCCATGCCGTATCGGTGGCCGGACATCCCGAGCTGGCCGTGGTGGTCCGTGTCGGAGCCGCGGTCGCCGCGCTCGGATCACTGCTGGCGCTGATCCTCGGCGTTTCCCGCACCACACTGGCGATGGCGCGGGACCGGCATCTGCCGAGCGGGCTGTCCGCGGTGCATCCGCGGTTCGGCGGACCGCACCGCGCCGAGGTCGCGGTCGGGATCGTCGTCGCGGTCTTGGCGGCGTTCGTCGATCTTCGCGGGGCGATCGGGTTCTCGTCGTTCGCGGTGCTGGTGTACTACGCCATCGCCAATGCCAGCGCCTGGACGCTGCGGCCGGCGCGGCGGCTGATCCCGGCGATCGGGTTCGCCGGCTGTGTGGTGCTGGCGTGCACCCTGCCCACCGGTTCGGTGCTCACCGGGTCCGCGGTGATCGCGCTCGGCGCCGCCCTGTACCTGGCCCGCCGCTCCACAGCGTGA
- the thiD gene encoding bifunctional hydroxymethylpyrimidine kinase/phosphomethylpyrimidine kinase: MNFLPLPRPGATPLRVMTIAGSDSGGGAGIQADMRTFAMLGIHGTVAMTAVTVQNSVGVKGFHEIPLDIIAGQISAVASDIGIQAAKTGMLASAEIIGVVAETWRAEGLAGTVPLVVDPVCASMHGDPLLHPSALNSVRTELFPLATLVTPNLDEVRLITGIEVVDTDTQRDAARALHALGPQWALVKGGHLRSSELSPDLLFDGTEFHEFSEPRVDTGHDHGAGDTLAAATASALAHGFSVPDAVAFGKSWITECIRAAYPLGHGHGPVNPLFRLQRL; encoded by the coding sequence ATGAACTTCCTACCGCTGCCCCGGCCAGGGGCAACCCCGCTGCGGGTGATGACGATCGCCGGGTCCGATTCCGGCGGCGGCGCGGGCATCCAGGCCGATATGCGCACCTTCGCGATGCTCGGCATCCACGGCACGGTGGCCATGACCGCGGTGACCGTGCAGAACTCGGTGGGTGTCAAGGGCTTTCACGAGATCCCACTGGACATCATCGCCGGTCAGATCAGCGCGGTGGCCTCCGATATCGGCATCCAGGCCGCCAAGACCGGCATGCTGGCCTCCGCCGAGATCATCGGTGTGGTTGCCGAGACCTGGCGGGCCGAGGGACTGGCCGGCACCGTGCCCCTGGTCGTCGACCCGGTGTGCGCCTCCATGCACGGCGACCCGCTGCTGCATCCGTCGGCACTGAACTCGGTGCGTACCGAACTGTTCCCGCTGGCCACCCTGGTCACCCCGAACCTCGACGAGGTCCGTCTGATCACCGGTATCGAGGTGGTGGACACCGACACCCAGCGGGATGCCGCGCGGGCGCTGCATGCTCTGGGCCCGCAGTGGGCCCTGGTCAAGGGCGGGCACCTGCGATCCTCCGAGCTCAGCCCCGACCTGCTGTTCGACGGCACCGAATTCCACGAGTTCAGCGAACCTCGCGTCGACACCGGACACGACCACGGCGCCGGCGACACGCTGGCCGCGGCCACCGCATCCGCTCTGGCCCATGGCTTCTCGGTCCCCGACGCGGTCGCGTTCGGCAAGTCGTGGATCACCGAATGCATCCGCGCGGCGTACCCCTTGGGTCACGGCCACGGCCCGGTGAACCCGCTGTTCCGGCTGCAGCGGTTGTGA
- a CDS encoding DUF4190 domain-containing protein, with amino-acid sequence MTQPPEQPQGYPPPPPGGQYPPPAPGGQYPPPPPGGQYPPPPPPLPYTDQYGQPYPPQQAPGTNWWAVVSLIFGVIGGVLISVVAGIVGLNKAKKGQGGRGMAIAGLILSALWIVGLIAVFALVAANKDKIADSEFADLFDPNSVNAADIGLGDCLSEIPSDASLVASVKTVSCTEPHKGEVYFVIDVPGGSFPGQSAIIDYQDRCAPALQEFSPDAMEDPEVGMFVLYPTEDSWKRGDRAVTCIATTDVPRTGSLQQ; translated from the coding sequence ATGACGCAGCCGCCGGAGCAGCCCCAGGGATACCCCCCACCCCCGCCCGGTGGCCAGTATCCACCGCCTGCGCCCGGTGGCCAATATCCACCGCCTCCACCGGGTGGCCAGTATCCCCCGCCCCCTCCGCCGCTGCCCTACACCGACCAGTACGGCCAGCCCTACCCGCCGCAGCAGGCGCCGGGCACCAACTGGTGGGCCGTCGTCTCGCTGATCTTCGGCGTGATCGGTGGCGTGCTGATCAGCGTCGTCGCCGGCATCGTCGGCTTGAACAAGGCCAAGAAGGGCCAGGGCGGCCGCGGGATGGCGATTGCGGGCCTCATCCTCTCTGCGCTGTGGATTGTCGGCCTCATCGCCGTGTTCGCGCTGGTGGCGGCCAATAAGGACAAGATCGCCGACAGTGAGTTCGCCGATCTCTTCGACCCGAACTCCGTCAACGCCGCCGATATCGGGCTGGGCGACTGCCTCTCGGAGATCCCGTCGGACGCCAGCCTGGTGGCCTCGGTCAAGACGGTCAGCTGCACCGAACCGCACAAGGGCGAGGTGTACTTCGTCATCGACGTGCCCGGCGGCAGCTTCCCCGGCCAGTCCGCGATCATCGACTACCAGGATCGCTGCGCACCCGCGCTGCAGGAGTTCTCCCCGGACGCGATGGAAGACCCCGAGGTGGGCATGTTCGTGCTCTACCCCACCGAGGACTCCTGGAAGCGCGGCGATCGCGCCGTGACCTGCATCGCCACCACCGACGTCCCACGCACCGGATCGCTGCAGCAGTAG
- the thiC gene encoding phosphomethylpyrimidine synthase ThiC, translating to MSAVVDPRTSDVTTGPIAGSSKVYSPNGVPSRRVHLSTGEHFDLYDTSGPYTDHNAVIDLQRGLPKRANVIRDRGTQLQRARNGEITAEMAFIAEREAVSPELVRDEVARGRAVIPANHNHPESEPMIIGKAFGVKVNANIGNSAVTSSIAEEVDKMVWATRWGADTIMDLSTGKDIHLTREWILRNSPVPVGTVPMYQALEKVNGDPTKMTWESYRDTVIEQCEQGVDYMTVHAGVLLRYIPLTAERVTGIVSRGGSIMAAWMLAHHQESFLYTHFEELCEILQRYDVTFSLGDGLRPGSIADANDAAQFAELETLGELTKIAKSHGVQVMIEGPGHVPMHKIVENVRLEEELCDEAPFYTLGPLATDIAPAYDHITSAIGAAIIAQAGTAMLCYVTPKEHLGLPNRKDVKDGVIAYRIAAHAADLAKGHPRAQQRDDALSAARFEFRWADQFALSLDPDTAREFHDETLPAEPAKTAHFCSMCGPKFCSMRITQDIRDAMADKSVEFAERGNRVYLPLVP from the coding sequence ATGAGTGCCGTTGTCGACCCCCGTACCTCCGATGTCACCACCGGCCCCATCGCCGGCAGCTCCAAGGTCTACTCACCCAATGGGGTGCCGTCGCGCCGGGTGCATCTGAGCACCGGCGAGCACTTCGACCTGTACGACACCTCCGGGCCGTACACCGATCACAACGCCGTCATCGACCTGCAGCGCGGACTGCCCAAGCGCGCCAACGTCATCCGCGACCGCGGCACCCAGTTGCAGCGCGCCCGCAACGGTGAGATCACCGCGGAGATGGCGTTCATCGCCGAACGCGAGGCGGTGTCACCGGAGCTGGTGCGCGACGAGGTCGCCCGCGGCCGCGCGGTCATCCCGGCCAACCACAACCATCCCGAGAGCGAACCGATGATCATCGGCAAGGCATTCGGGGTGAAAGTCAATGCCAATATCGGCAATTCGGCGGTCACCAGCTCCATCGCCGAAGAGGTCGACAAGATGGTCTGGGCCACCCGCTGGGGCGCGGACACCATCATGGACCTCTCCACCGGCAAGGACATCCACCTGACCCGGGAGTGGATCCTGCGCAACTCCCCCGTCCCGGTCGGGACGGTCCCGATGTACCAGGCACTGGAGAAGGTCAACGGTGATCCCACCAAGATGACCTGGGAGTCCTACCGCGACACCGTGATCGAACAGTGCGAGCAAGGCGTCGACTATATGACGGTGCACGCCGGGGTCCTGCTGCGCTACATTCCGCTGACCGCCGAACGGGTCACCGGGATCGTCAGCCGCGGCGGCTCCATCATGGCCGCCTGGATGCTCGCCCATCACCAGGAATCGTTCCTGTACACCCACTTCGAGGAGCTCTGCGAGATCCTGCAGCGCTATGACGTCACCTTCTCCCTCGGTGACGGCCTGCGGCCCGGCTCCATCGCCGATGCCAACGACGCCGCCCAGTTCGCCGAACTGGAAACCCTGGGCGAGCTCACCAAGATCGCGAAATCCCATGGCGTGCAGGTGATGATCGAAGGTCCCGGGCACGTGCCGATGCACAAGATCGTGGAGAACGTGCGCCTGGAAGAGGAACTCTGCGACGAGGCGCCGTTCTACACCCTCGGCCCGCTGGCCACCGATATCGCCCCGGCCTACGACCACATCACCAGCGCCATCGGCGCGGCCATCATCGCCCAGGCCGGCACCGCCATGCTCTGCTATGTCACCCCCAAGGAACACCTGGGGCTGCCCAACCGCAAGGACGTCAAGGACGGGGTGATCGCCTACCGGATCGCCGCGCACGCCGCCGACCTCGCCAAGGGCCATCCCCGCGCCCAGCAGCGTGACGACGCCCTGAGCGCCGCCCGGTTCGAGTTCCGCTGGGCCGATCAGTTCGCGCTGTCACTGGATCCCGACACCGCGCGCGAGTTCCACGACGAGACATTGCCCGCCGAACCGGCCAAGACCGCGCATTTCTGCTCGATGTGTGGTCCGAAATTCTGTTCCATGCGGATCACGCAGGACATTCGCGACGCCATGGCGGACAAATCGGTGGAGTTCGCCGAACGTGGAAATCGGGTCTATCTACCCTTGGTGCCATGA
- a CDS encoding acyl-CoA synthetase — protein MFPGTHAAADPHRPAVIMAGSGDTLTYGDLDSRSAQIAAALHAAGLRRGDVIAILADNTAEVFVIYWAALRSGLYATAVNHHLTAPEAGYIVTDSGAKAFFVSGALAELGRQVLDEIPGDVARYAFGAEVDGYRPYRELLDAKVPPLTDQPRGADMLYSSGTTGRPKGIKPHLLPIQVDEPGDPVLAVLQNVFGIGPDAVYLSPAPIYHAAPLKYCAGMQALGATVILMEKFDAEKILAAIETHRVTMTQMVPTMFVRLLQLPNEIRSRYDLSSLRTVVHAGAPCPPEVKDAMLDWWGPILVEYYSATEAHGMTMMNSAQWRTKRGSVGRAVLGTIHICDDEGTELPAGEVGTVYFERDAMPFVYHNDAAKTREAQHPQHENWTTVGDLGYIDEDGYLFLTDRKSFMIISGGVNIYPQETENVLTMHPAVFDVAVIGVPDPEMGEQVKAVVALRPGFSASDDLAADLIDYVRDRVAHYKAPRTVDFVDALPRTPTGKLVKGKLKARYTDTTRSQA, from the coding sequence GTGTTTCCCGGAACTCACGCCGCCGCTGATCCGCACCGCCCGGCGGTCATCATGGCCGGCAGCGGCGATACCCTGACCTACGGCGACCTGGACTCCCGCTCGGCCCAGATCGCCGCCGCGCTACATGCCGCCGGCCTGCGCCGCGGCGATGTCATCGCGATCCTGGCCGACAACACCGCCGAGGTGTTCGTCATCTACTGGGCCGCACTGCGTTCGGGTCTGTATGCGACGGCGGTCAACCACCACCTGACCGCGCCCGAAGCCGGATACATCGTCACCGACAGCGGAGCGAAGGCATTCTTCGTCTCGGGTGCACTGGCCGAACTCGGTCGCCAGGTGCTCGACGAGATACCGGGCGACGTGGCGCGCTATGCCTTCGGCGCCGAAGTCGACGGCTATCGGCCCTACCGCGAACTGCTGGACGCGAAAGTCCCACCGCTGACCGATCAACCGCGCGGTGCGGACATGCTGTATTCGTCGGGAACCACCGGCCGCCCGAAGGGCATCAAACCGCACCTGCTGCCCATCCAGGTCGATGAGCCGGGCGACCCGGTCCTGGCGGTACTGCAGAACGTCTTCGGCATCGGACCGGACGCCGTCTACCTTTCCCCCGCGCCGATCTATCACGCCGCACCGCTGAAGTACTGCGCAGGCATGCAGGCGCTCGGCGCGACCGTGATCCTGATGGAGAAGTTCGACGCCGAGAAGATCCTGGCGGCCATCGAAACCCATCGGGTGACCATGACGCAGATGGTCCCGACGATGTTCGTCAGATTGCTTCAGCTGCCGAACGAGATCCGGTCGCGGTATGACCTGTCCTCGCTACGCACCGTCGTCCACGCCGGCGCCCCCTGCCCGCCCGAGGTCAAGGACGCCATGCTCGACTGGTGGGGCCCGATCCTGGTGGAGTACTACAGCGCCACCGAGGCGCACGGGATGACGATGATGAACTCCGCGCAGTGGCGCACCAAGCGCGGATCGGTGGGACGCGCGGTGCTCGGCACCATCCACATCTGCGATGACGAGGGGACCGAACTCCCTGCGGGCGAGGTCGGCACCGTCTACTTCGAGCGCGATGCCATGCCCTTCGTCTACCACAACGATGCGGCCAAGACCCGCGAGGCCCAGCATCCCCAGCACGAAAACTGGACCACAGTAGGCGATCTCGGCTATATCGACGAGGACGGTTATCTGTTCCTGACCGATCGTAAATCGTTCATGATCATCTCCGGCGGGGTGAACATCTATCCCCAGGAGACCGAGAACGTGTTGACCATGCACCCCGCCGTGTTCGACGTCGCGGTGATCGGCGTTCCCGATCCGGAGATGGGCGAACAGGTCAAGGCCGTCGTCGCGCTCCGACCAGGATTCAGCGCGAGCGATGACCTCGCCGCCGATCTCATCGACTACGTGCGTGACCGCGTCGCCCACTACAAGGCACCCCGCACCGTCGACTTCGTCGACGCGCTACCACGTACACCCACCGGAAAACTGGTCAAGGGCAAGCTCAAAGCCCGCTACACCGACACCACGAGGAGCCAGGCATGA